One genomic region from Oncorhynchus gorbuscha isolate QuinsamMale2020 ecotype Even-year linkage group LG13, OgorEven_v1.0, whole genome shotgun sequence encodes:
- the LOC123992914 gene encoding sodium/calcium exchanger 1-like isoform X2 — translation MSAEEEEARRIAEMGKPILGEHSRLEVVIEESYEFKSTVDKLIKKTNLALVIGTHSWREQFVEAVTVSAGDDDDEEGREERLPSCYDYVMHFLTVFWKVLFAFVPPTEYWNGWACFFVSISVIGILTAVIGDLASHFGCTVGLRDTVTAVVFVALGTSIPDTFASKVAATQDQHADASVGNVTGSNAVNVFLGIGVAWSVAAVYWKVQGKEFRVDPGSLAFSVTLFTSFAFICMGVLLFRRRPSIGGELGGPRTARIITSLFFLGLWFLYVLFSSLEAYCHIEGF, via the exons ATGAGTGCAGAAGAGGAGGAGGCGAGGCGCATTGCAGAGATGGGAAAGCCCATCTTGGGGGAGCACAGCCGGCTGGAGGTGGTCATTGAGGAGTCTTATGAGTTCAAG AGCACCGTTGACAAGCTCATTAAGAAGACCAACTTGGCCCTTGTGATTGGCACTCACTCCTGGAGGGAGCAGTTCGTGGAAGCTGTGACTGTCAGCGCAG GTGATGACGATGATGAAGAGGGGCGTGAGGAGCGTCTGCCATCCTGCTACGACTACGTCATGCACTTCCTGACGGTGTTCTGGAAGGTTCTGTTCGCCTTCGTTCCGCCCACCGAGTACTGGAATGGCTGGGCCTGCTTCTTCGTGTCCATCTCGGTTATCGGCATCCTGACTGCTGTCATCGGGGACCTAGCCTCCCACTTCGGCTGCACTGTGGGTCTCAGGGACACTGTCACTGCCGTAGTGTTTGTGGCTCTGGGTACTTCCATTCCTG acACGTTTGCCAGCAAGGTGGCGGCTACGCAGGACCAGCACGCTGATGCGTCGGTGGGCAATGTGACGGGCAGCAACGCGGTCAACGTGTTCCTGGGCATCGGGGTGGCGTGGTCGGTGGCGGCCGTCTACTGGAAGGTGCAGGGCAAGGAATTCCGCGTGGACCCAGGCTCCCTAGCCTTCTCCGTCACGCTCTTCACCAGCTTCGCCTTCATCTGCATGGGAGTGCTATTGTTCCGCCGGCGGCCCTCTATCGGGGGGGAGCTGGGCGGGCCGCGGACAGCACGCATCATCACCAGCCTCTTCTTCCTGGGCCTCTGGTTCCTCTACGTCCTCTTCTCCAGCCTGGAGGCCTACTGCCACATAGAGGGCTTTTAG